A stretch of DNA from Streptomyces venezuelae:
GGCGGGCACGGTGCCGGACCTCACGGTGGAGCGGATCAACACGGCCGCGGCCCTGACCTCCCCGCTGGGGAAGGTGCTGGAGGCGGCGGGCTTCCACGCCACTCCCAGGGGGCTGCGGCTGCGCCACTGAAGCCGTGCCACTGAAGCCGCGGTCCGGTCCGGCCGCGGCCGGACCGGACCGGCGCGGCGCCGTGTCAGGTGGCCGGGCCGCGCACCACCTTGATGCCGAACTGCCCGCCGAGTGCGAACTGGATGGCGCTGTGCATATGGGAGTACATCTCCATGCCCCGGGCCGAGACCAGCGGCCCGAGGTCCAGGATGTCCTGCCAGCCATAGGACCGCAGCAACCCGGTGACCTGCTCCTTGGCATCGGCGTGCTCGCCCGCGATGAAGATCGTGTGGTCTCCGCCGCCGATCCGCTGCGGGTTGACGACGGTGTCCTGTTCCTGGGTGACGCAGGCCTTGACCACCTTGGCCTCCGGCAGGGCGCGCTGGATCCGCTCGCCCAGGCTGTCGGAGTCCACCGGGTCGAGGGCCGGCATGACCCCCCAGGGGGTGGGCCACGGGTGGGCCTGCTGGGGGTTGTAGATGAAGGGGACGGCGTAGTCCATGACGGTCTTGCCGGCCAGGTGCCCGCCGATGTCGGTGAGGACCCGCAGCGCGTTGGCGCCGTCGATGCCGTTGATGACGAATTCGGCGTTCCCGGCGGCATCGCCGAAGTTCATGAGCTCGATGCCGGGGTAGTCGGCGAGCCACTGGCCGAAGGGCTCGATGCCCATGAAGTCGGGTTCGGTACGGCCGAGAGTGACCTGCGAGTCGCGGGTGCCCACGACGACCTCGTGCCCGAGTTCCAGCAGTTTGGCGGCGTGCGCGCGGCCTCCGCCGCCGGTGCCGAGGACTGCGATCTTCATGCCGTCTCTCCGGGGTGTGCGCTTGTCATGTGACTCTCTCTCCAGTCGGTCCCCCCGGCAACTCCTCCACCCTAACATCAGTACGGACGTCCGTACCAATAAATCTATGGGAGGCTGACTTCATGCACGCAGAGACGCACGCAGCAACGCACGAGGAGGCCGCCCCGCGACGGCGGACACGCAGGCACGACCCCAACCGGCGTGAGCGGATCGCCGAGGTGGCGGAGGAGCTGATCGCCGAGCGCGGTCTGGAGGGGCTGACCCACCGGGCGATCGCCGAGCGCGCCGATGTCTCCCTGAGCTCGACCACGTACCACTTCGCCGACCGCGAGGCCCTGATCCACGCCGCCCTGGAACGGGCCTCCGAGCGGTTCGCCGCGTACGTCCGCCGGTGGGCGGCGGACAACTCCGCCGCCACCCCGGAGCAGATCGCCGAATCGCTGGCCGACAGCGTGATGGCCTGCCTGGGCGAGGGCCGCACCGCCGCGGTGGTGGAGTACGAGCTCCATGTCGCCGCCCTGCGCCGCCCCGGACTCCGCCCGGCCGCGAGCCTGCCCGCCCAGGCGAGCATCGAGGCGCTGACCCCCCTGGTCGGCCCGGTCGCCTCCGCGATGATCCCCCCGCTGATGACGGGCCTGTGCCTGCACGCCCTGACCGCCCCGGCCCCGCCCCGACGCGAGGACGTCCTCGCGATCCTGCACCAGGCCCTGGGCTGCGGCCCGGTGTAGCCCCGCCGGGCCTCCCGCCCGGGCGGACAATGGAGCCATGCCCGAAGGAGACAGCGTCTGGCGGGCGGCCCGGCGGCTGCACACCGCCCTGGCCGGCGAGATCCTCACCCGCAGCGACCTGCGGGTGCCCCGGTTCGCCACCGCCGATCTCACCGGCCGGCGGGTCCAGGACGTCACCCCGCGCGGCAAGCACCTCCTCGCCCGGATCGACGGCGGCCTCACCCTGCACAGCCATCTCCGGATGGACGGCGCCTGGCACGTCTTCGCCCCGGGCGAGCGCTGGCGCGGCGGTCCGGAGCACGAGATCCGGGCGATCCTCGGCACCGACCGCCATACCGCCGTCGGCTACCGCCTCCCCGTCCTGGAGCTGCTGCGCACCTCCGACGAGGCGAAGGCCGTCGGCCATCTCGGTCCCGACCTGCTGGGCCCGGACTGGGACCCGGAGCGGGCCGCCGCCAACCTCCGCGCCGATCCCGCCCGCCCCCTCGGCGAGGCCCTCCTCGACCAGCGCAACCTGGCCGGCATCGGGAACGTGTACAAGTGCGAGCTCTGCTTCCTGGCCCAGGTCACCCCCTGGACCCCGGTCGGCGCCGCCCCCGACCCGCTGCGGCTGGCAGCGGCAGCCCACCGGCTGCTGGAAGCCAACAAGGACCGCCGCCGCAACACCACCGGCCGGCGCAGCGGCCCCGACCACTTCGTCTACGGCCGCGAACACCGCCCCTGCCTGCGCTGCGGAGCCCCCGTCCGCCGCGCCGAACAGGACGGCCGTCCCACCTACTGGTGCCCCCGCTGCCAGTCCGGCCCGACCTCCGACCAGCCCCAGGCAACGACCGTGGTCACCCGGTTCAACGACCGGATCAACGCCCGGGACCTCGACGGCCTGGCGGACCTGATGTCCGAGGACCACACCTTCACCGACACCGCCGGGTCCACCCTCACCGGCAAAGCGGACTGTCTGCAGGCTTGGGCGGGATTCTTCGCCGCCTTCCCCGACTACCGGAACGTCTTCACCGCCGTCTCCGCCCGGGGCGGCGAGGTCACGGCCACCGGCCGCTCCTCCTGCTCCGCACTTCTGCTCGACGGCCCCGCCCGCTGGACCGCCCGGGTCCGCGACGGCCTGGTCACCTCCTGGCAGGTACACGAGGCCGCACCCGACCACAACCACGACCGCGACGACGGCGACGACGGCGACGACCGCGACCACAACCGTTGACGGGCCGTCAGATCCGGTCGTACCGTCCCGGTCATGCCCATCGCCTCGTACGACCTCACCGGCCGCACCGCGCTGATCACGGGCGCCGCGAGCGGCATCGGACGGGCCTCCGCCCGGCTCCTCGCGGAGGCCGGCGCCACCGTCCACTGCGCCGACCGCGACGAGGGAGGGCTGGCCGAGACCGTCGCGCTGATCACCGACAAGGGCGGCGCGGCCGTCGCCCACCCCCTCGATGTCACCGACCGGGCCGCCGTCAGGGCCGCCGTGTCCGCCGCCGGCCGGCTCGACATCACCGCCGCGATCGCCGGGATCATGCACACCAGCAGCGTGGTGGACACCCTCGACGAGGACCTCGACCGGGTGCTCGACGTGAACTTCAAGGGCGTGCTGTACGCCTGCCAGGAGTCGGCCCGGGCCATGCTGGCGGCCGGCACCCCCGGCTCCATCGTCACCATGGCCTCCGGCGCGGTCGACACCGCCGGCCCCGGGCTCTTCTGCTACAGCGCCGCCAAGGCCGCCGTGGTCCAGCTGACCAAGACCCTGGCCGCCGAGACCGGCCCGCAGGGCATCCGCGTCAACGCCGTCGCCCCGGGCTGGATCCGCACCCCCATGACCGGCCGGCACGGCGCCGCGGCCCAGGAGCAGGCCGAGGCCCTGATGATCCGGATGGCCCCGCTCCGCCGGGTCGGGGAGCCCGAGGACATCGCCCAGGCCGTGCTGTACCTCGCCTCGGACGCCTCGTCCTTTATGACGGGCCAGATTCTGCGGCCGAACGGCGGAGTCGCGATGCCCTGGTGATCCCCCGCCGGGTGCAGTGCACGGGCAGCAGGCTCAGCCCCCAGCCGCCCACCGCCACCACCCCCTCCACCGGCCCGGACGCCGCAGGCGCCAGCGCCAGCTTCAGTACGGCCCACCACCACAGCGTCCCGGCCGCCAGGACCAGGGGTATGAGCAAGCGCGGCACGGCTGCCTCCCAGCGGGGCGGGACCCGGACGCGCCCATCCTCCCGTACCCCCTGCCGCCGCGCACCCAGAACAGCCGCAGCCAGCAGCCGCACCCAGAACAGCACGGAGCCCCGGCCGGGGCGGCATCACATCCGCACCCGGCCGGGGCTCCGGCCACACTCACGCACTCACGCGGCTACGACGTTCACCGCTTCCGCAGGCGCCTTGATGGTCACCCGCTCCGGCGGTCCACCCGCGACCGAAGTCACGGAGACCGAGTTGAGCATCGGGCGTACCGGCGCCGGTACCGGTTCGCTTGCCGCGGCCGACTGCGCCAGCTCGGCGAGCGACAGTTCGTCGCTGACTTCGCGCATCAGCTCGGACATCCGTACGTCCAGCGCGTCGCAGATCGCAGAGAGCAGCTCGGAGGATGCCTCCTTCTGCCCCCGCTCCACCTCGGAGAGATAGCCGAGCGAAACTCGGGCGGACGAGGAGACTTCGCGCAGAGTACGGCCCTGGCGCTGGCGCTGCCGACGCAGCACGTCACCCAGCAGGCGACGGAGCAGAATCATCGGTGGCTCCCTCCTCTGACCGTGTAGCCGCATCCTTCACGCCCCACCGTACCGCCTCGCGCCGCGGCCGTGCGGGGAGCGATGTCGTGTTCACTCAGGGCTGCAAACATCAAATCCCCCCGTTCTGTTCCGTATCCTGCCCCCGCACATTCGCGCGGAGTTCGCTCGAGAGCAGTTCGAGCACTGTCCGTACACTCTCCCTACGGATTTCCGCACGGGAGCCGTTCAACCGCAGCCGGGCGGTTTTCCCGCTCTCCGGACCCGCCACGGCCACGAACACCGTGCCCACCGGCTGCCCGTCCTGCGGGGTCGGACCGGCCACACCGGTCGTCGCGATCCCCCAGTCCGCCCCCAGCGCCTTCCGCACACCCGCCGCCATCTGGGCTGCGACCTGCGGATTCACCGCTCCGTGCGTGGCGAGCAGCTCTGCGTCCACACCGAGCAGGGAGTGCTTGAGCTCGGTGGCGTACGCCGTGACGGAGCCGCGGAAAGACCGGGAGGCACCCGGGACGGCGGTGAGTTCTGCGGCCACCATCCCTCCGGTCAACGATTCCGCGACCGCAATGGTTCCGTCACTCTCCGCAAGGAGTCGGAGGGCCTCCGCCGCGAGCGAGGCGGCGTCGACCGCCGCTCCGGTCACTTTCGAGTCCGCGGCCCCGTATGTCACCTCGCGGCTCGCTCCGCGGCGATTCCCCGGCGGCGGAGCAGCACGGCCTGCCGTACGTAGTCCAGACCCGTGACGACCGTCAGCAGCACGGCGACCGCCATCACCCAGAAGCGGAAGGTGGCCAGCGGGCCGGTCAGGGCGAGCACGTACATCCCCACGGCCACGCCCTGGGCCAGGGTCTTCAGCTTTCCGCCCCGGCTGGCCGGGATCACCCCGTACCGGATCACCCAGAAGCGGAGCAGGGTGATGCCGAGCTCCCGGCCCAGGATCACACCGGTCACCCACCAGGGCAGGTCACCGAGCCAGGACAGGCATACCAGGGCCGAGCCCATGATCGCTTTGTCGGCGATCGGATCGGCGATCTTCCCGAAGTCCGTGACCAGGTTGTACGTACGCGCCAGATGCCCGTCGAACACGTCCGTGATCATCGCCACCGCGAAGGCCGCCCAGGCCCACGCCCGCCAGACCGGGTCGTAGCCCCCCTCGGCCAGCAGGAGCAGGACAAATCCCGGCACCAGCACGAGCCGGACCATCGTCAGGATGTTGGCGATGTTCCACAGGCTCGCCTGGTCGACGGCCGCAGCCCCCAGCTTGCCGCCGGGCGCCGTGCCCGGCCGCCGGCCGGCCCCGCCCGCCGCTGAAGCCGGGACTCCGGTCATCCGGCCGCCTCCTCGAACTCCTCCAGGCCCAGCGGCTCGGCGACCAGGTCCACGCCCAGGGTGCCGACCACCTTCGCCATGACCATACGGCCGGGGACCAGCCCGGTGCTGTCCGTGAAGACCACCTGGCCGTCGGTCTCGGGAGCCTGGTGGGCCGCCCGGCCGTAGGCCCCGTCGCCGTCCTCGTCGACCGCTTCCACTGACTCGACGAGTACCTCCAGAGTCTCCCCGATCCGCTCCTCGGCGCGCTGCGAGGTCAGCTCCTCGGCGAGCCGCTGCATATGGGCGAGCCGCTCGGCGATGACCTCCTCGTCGAGCTTGTGCTCGTAGCCCACGGCCTCGGTGCCCTCCTCGTCGGAGTAGCCGAAGACGCCGATCGCATCGAGCCGTGCGTGGGTGAGGAAACGCTCCAGCTCGGCGAAGTCGGACTCGGTCTCACCGGGGAAGCCCACGATGAAGTTGGACCGCACACCGGCCTGCGGGGCCTTTGCCCGGATGGTGTCCAGCAGCTCCAGGAACCGGTCGGTGTCGCCGAAGCGGCGCATGGCGCGCAGCACGTCGGGGGCGGAGTGCTGGAAGGACAGGTCGAAGTACGGCACCACCTTGGGGGTGGAGGTCAGTACGTCGATCAGCCCGGGGCGCATCTCGGCGGGCTGGAGGTAGCTGACCCGGACCCGCTCGATGCCCTCGACCGCGGCCAGTTCCGGCAGCAGGGTCTCCAGCAGCCGGATGTCGCCGAGGTCCTTGCCGTACGAGGTGTTGTTCTCGGAGACCAGCATGACCTCCTTGACGCCCTGCTCGGCCAGCCAGCGCGTCTCGCCCAGCACGTCGCTGGGGCGGCGCGAGATGAAGGAGCCGCGGAAGGAGGGGATGGCGCAGAAGGAGCAGCGGCGGTCGCAGCCGGAGGCCAGCTTCACCGAGGCCACGGGGCTCTTGTCCAGCCGGCGGCGCAGGGGGCTGCGCGGGCCGGAGGCGGGGGCGAGGCCTTCGGGGAGGTCGGCGGGCGCGGGCGCCACCGGCTCCTGGGCGTGGCCGGGCAGCGCGACCTCGGGGGCCGCCTGGCGGTCCGCCGGGCTGATCGGCAGCAGCTTGCGCCGGTCGCGCGGGGTGTGGGAGGCGTGGATGCCGCCGTTCAGGATGGTCTGGAGGCGGTCGGAGATGTCGGCGTAGTCGTCGAAGCCGAGGACTCCGTCGGCCTCGGGGAGGGCTTCGGCCAGCTCCTTGCCGTAGCGCTCGGCCATGCAGCCGACGGCGACGACGGCCTGGGTCTTGCCGTGATCCTTGAGATCGTTGGCTTCCAGCAGGGCGTCTACGGAGTCCTTTTTGGCGGCTTCGACAAAGCCACAGGTGTTGACGACGGCGACGTCCGCTTCGGCGGCGTCCTCGACGAGCTCCCAGCCATCCGCCGCCAAGCGGCCTGCGAGCTCCTCCGAGTCCACCTCGTTACGGGCGCAGCCAAGAGTGACAAGGGCGACGGTACGGCGTTCGGGCATGGACTCAAGACTACTTCGTCCGCGCCCCGGCACCCGCCGCGCGTCCCGTACGCCCGGATCCCCGGGGCGGACGGCAGGCGCCGCCGTTGTGCCCCGGGGATCCGGAATTGCCTGTTCAGGGGCGGTCAGCCCGCCTGGGCCTGGCCCTGGCGCTGGTCGTCCTTGGTGTAGGTGAGCCGTTCCACCTGCCCCGGCTGGAAGTCGTCCTTGATCTCCTTGCCGTTCACGAACAGCTGGACGGCCCCGGCGTCGCCGAGTACGAGATCGATGGATTCCTTGTCCGTGAAGGTCTTGGAGTCGCCCTGTTCGACCATGCCGTCGAACAGCGAGCGGCCGGTGGAGTCCTTCGCCGAGATCCAGCTTTCCCCGTCGTTGGCCGTCAGGACCACGGTCACCAGGTCCTTGGGCGCAGCCGCGATGGCGCCGTCCGAGGGCTCCGGCTTGGGGGCGGGGGCCTTCGGGGGCGGCGGGAGCTGCGGGGTCTGGGTGATCACCTTGCCGGTCTGTGCGGGCGCCGGCTTGGGCGAGACGGTGCCCTCGGCCACCGGCCGCTTGGCGTTGTCCTCGCCGCCGCTGAAGGCGGTGAAGCCGACGAACCCGATCACGGCGACGATGGCCGCGACCATGGCGGCGGTCCAGTTCGGCCGCTGGCGTTCGGGACGGATCCGCTCCGCCTCGAACAGCGGCGCCGCCGGGGTGGGAGCCGGCCGGCCGCCGTGCGCAGCGTCGTAGGCGTCCACCAGCGGGGCCGGATCGAGGTCGACGGCGCGGGCGATCGTACGGATGTGGCCGCGGGCGTAGACATCGCCGCCGCAGCGGGTGAAGTCGTCCTGCTCGATCCCGTGCACGATCGGAGTGCGCACGCGCGTGATGGAGCTGACCTCGTCGACGGTGAGCCCGGCGGCGATCCGGGCCTGCTGGATGGTCCGGCCGATGGACGGTCCGTCGTCCGGCCGCGTTTCCGCGGTCGAAGGCTGGTCGTCTTCGGGGGAGTTGGAGTTGCCGATGGACACGAGGGCGCCTTTCGAGCGTGTAGCCACCTGCTGGATGTCCAGTCTAGGGGGGTGACGAAAGGGTGGAGCAACCGGAGGGTGCACTCCGTACGCCATCCGTATGGCGATGGGGTGACCCTCCCCTTCCTCAACTTGACGCGGGCCCGGGGGAAACGGTTGCCCGCCGATCCCTTACGGGTGAGACTCCCCCCGGATCACCGCGAGCACGCCGTCCAGCTCGTCCGGTTTCACCAGCACATCGCGTGCTTTGGACCCCTCGCTGGGGCCGACCACGCCTCTGGACTCCATGAGGTCCATCAGCCGGCCGGCCTTGGCGAAGCCCACCC
This window harbors:
- a CDS encoding NADPH-dependent F420 reductase — encoded protein: MKIAVLGTGGGGRAHAAKLLELGHEVVVGTRDSQVTLGRTEPDFMGIEPFGQWLADYPGIELMNFGDAAGNAEFVINGIDGANALRVLTDIGGHLAGKTVMDYAVPFIYNPQQAHPWPTPWGVMPALDPVDSDSLGERIQRALPEAKVVKACVTQEQDTVVNPQRIGGGDHTIFIAGEHADAKEQVTGLLRSYGWQDILDLGPLVSARGMEMYSHMHSAIQFALGGQFGIKVVRGPAT
- a CDS encoding CinA family protein, producing MTGAAVDAASLAAEALRLLAESDGTIAVAESLTGGMVAAELTAVPGASRSFRGSVTAYATELKHSLLGVDAELLATHGAVNPQVAAQMAAGVRKALGADWGIATTGVAGPTPQDGQPVGTVFVAVAGPESGKTARLRLNGSRAEIRRESVRTVLELLSSELRANVRGQDTEQNGGI
- a CDS encoding nuclear transport factor 2 family protein; the protein is MPEGDSVWRAARRLHTALAGEILTRSDLRVPRFATADLTGRRVQDVTPRGKHLLARIDGGLTLHSHLRMDGAWHVFAPGERWRGGPEHEIRAILGTDRHTAVGYRLPVLELLRTSDEAKAVGHLGPDLLGPDWDPERAAANLRADPARPLGEALLDQRNLAGIGNVYKCELCFLAQVTPWTPVGAAPDPLRLAAAAHRLLEANKDRRRNTTGRRSGPDHFVYGREHRPCLRCGAPVRRAEQDGRPTYWCPRCQSGPTSDQPQATTVVTRFNDRINARDLDGLADLMSEDHTFTDTAGSTLTGKADCLQAWAGFFAAFPDYRNVFTAVSARGGEVTATGRSSCSALLLDGPARWTARVRDGLVTSWQVHEAAPDHNHDRDDGDDGDDRDHNR
- the rimO gene encoding 30S ribosomal protein S12 methylthiotransferase RimO gives rise to the protein MPERRTVALVTLGCARNEVDSEELAGRLAADGWELVEDAAEADVAVVNTCGFVEAAKKDSVDALLEANDLKDHGKTQAVVAVGCMAERYGKELAEALPEADGVLGFDDYADISDRLQTILNGGIHASHTPRDRRKLLPISPADRQAAPEVALPGHAQEPVAPAPADLPEGLAPASGPRSPLRRRLDKSPVASVKLASGCDRRCSFCAIPSFRGSFISRRPSDVLGETRWLAEQGVKEVMLVSENNTSYGKDLGDIRLLETLLPELAAVEGIERVRVSYLQPAEMRPGLIDVLTSTPKVVPYFDLSFQHSAPDVLRAMRRFGDTDRFLELLDTIRAKAPQAGVRSNFIVGFPGETESDFAELERFLTHARLDAIGVFGYSDEEGTEAVGYEHKLDEEVIAERLAHMQRLAEELTSQRAEERIGETLEVLVESVEAVDEDGDGAYGRAAHQAPETDGQVVFTDSTGLVPGRMVMAKVVGTLGVDLVAEPLGLEEFEEAAG
- a CDS encoding helix-turn-helix domain-containing protein translates to MILLRRLLGDVLRRQRQRQGRTLREVSSSARVSLGYLSEVERGQKEASSELLSAICDALDVRMSELMREVSDELSLAELAQSAAASEPVPAPVRPMLNSVSVTSVAGGPPERVTIKAPAEAVNVVAA
- the pgsA gene encoding CDP-diacylglycerol--glycerol-3-phosphate 3-phosphatidyltransferase yields the protein MTGVPASAAGGAGRRPGTAPGGKLGAAAVDQASLWNIANILTMVRLVLVPGFVLLLLAEGGYDPVWRAWAWAAFAVAMITDVFDGHLARTYNLVTDFGKIADPIADKAIMGSALVCLSWLGDLPWWVTGVILGRELGITLLRFWVIRYGVIPASRGGKLKTLAQGVAVGMYVLALTGPLATFRFWVMAVAVLLTVVTGLDYVRQAVLLRRRGIAAERAAR
- a CDS encoding RodZ domain-containing protein, translated to MSIGNSNSPEDDQPSTAETRPDDGPSIGRTIQQARIAAGLTVDEVSSITRVRTPIVHGIEQDDFTRCGGDVYARGHIRTIARAVDLDPAPLVDAYDAAHGGRPAPTPAAPLFEAERIRPERQRPNWTAAMVAAIVAVIGFVGFTAFSGGEDNAKRPVAEGTVSPKPAPAQTGKVITQTPQLPPPPKAPAPKPEPSDGAIAAAPKDLVTVVLTANDGESWISAKDSTGRSLFDGMVEQGDSKTFTDKESIDLVLGDAGAVQLFVNGKEIKDDFQPGQVERLTYTKDDQRQGQAQAG
- a CDS encoding TetR/AcrR family transcriptional regulator; translation: MHAETHAATHEEAAPRRRTRRHDPNRRERIAEVAEELIAERGLEGLTHRAIAERADVSLSSTTYHFADREALIHAALERASERFAAYVRRWAADNSAATPEQIAESLADSVMACLGEGRTAAVVEYELHVAALRRPGLRPAASLPAQASIEALTPLVGPVASAMIPPLMTGLCLHALTAPAPPRREDVLAILHQALGCGPV
- a CDS encoding SDR family NAD(P)-dependent oxidoreductase gives rise to the protein MPIASYDLTGRTALITGAASGIGRASARLLAEAGATVHCADRDEGGLAETVALITDKGGAAVAHPLDVTDRAAVRAAVSAAGRLDITAAIAGIMHTSSVVDTLDEDLDRVLDVNFKGVLYACQESARAMLAAGTPGSIVTMASGAVDTAGPGLFCYSAAKAAVVQLTKTLAAETGPQGIRVNAVAPGWIRTPMTGRHGAAAQEQAEALMIRMAPLRRVGEPEDIAQAVLYLASDASSFMTGQILRPNGGVAMPW